A portion of the Alphaproteobacteria bacterium CG11_big_fil_rev_8_21_14_0_20_39_49 genome contains these proteins:
- a CDS encoding peptidase M16 — protein MKKEQVDITTLDNGLRIISQKMNETEAVTIEIWTGVGSRYERPEQNGISHFLEHMAFKGTKTRTAKQIAEDFDNIGGQLNAFTSREHTVYYAKVLKENFNEAADLLADIIQNSIFEQKEIERERNVVLQEIAMTNDAPDDIIFDLYQATAFSNQPLGRSILGPSKLVANFSRDDLTGYVSEHYHGANLVLSVAGNIEHQTVVEFAKKNLSNIPKGKRSEKETANYSGGEHREERDLEQVHLTFGFKGISYLDEDVYKVQLLSCILGGGMSSRLFQEIRENRGLAYSVSSFNSSYLDSGTFTVYSATSPEKINELINAVCDEMKKATSDISEAELKKSKAQAKAGLLMAQESCNNRADALGRRLICYNRYISNQEILDKMNSTTVTDVKEVLEKIITSSKPTIAAIGKLDKLESYNDINGRLAA, from the coding sequence ATGAAAAAAGAGCAAGTAGATATAACTACATTAGATAACGGTCTAAGAATAATCAGCCAGAAGATGAATGAAACTGAAGCCGTTACTATAGAAATATGGACCGGCGTAGGCAGCCGTTATGAACGACCTGAACAAAACGGTATATCCCACTTTCTGGAACATATGGCATTCAAAGGTACAAAAACCAGAACTGCAAAACAGATAGCCGAAGACTTCGACAATATAGGCGGTCAGCTTAACGCTTTCACCAGCCGTGAACATACCGTATATTACGCTAAAGTGCTTAAGGAGAATTTTAACGAGGCGGCGGATCTTCTTGCCGATATAATTCAAAATTCAATATTTGAACAAAAGGAGATAGAAAGGGAAAGGAATGTCGTATTGCAGGAAATAGCAATGACTAACGATGCTCCCGATGATATTATCTTCGACCTGTATCAGGCTACCGCATTTTCTAATCAACCGCTCGGCAGGTCTATTTTAGGACCTTCAAAACTGGTTGCGAATTTCTCAAGAGATGATTTAACCGGATATGTATCGGAACATTACCACGGTGCAAACCTTGTTTTGTCGGTTGCAGGTAATATAGAGCATCAAACCGTAGTAGAATTTGCAAAGAAAAATTTATCTAATATTCCTAAAGGAAAGCGTTCCGAAAAAGAAACGGCTAACTATTCGGGAGGCGAGCATAGGGAAGAACGTGATTTGGAGCAGGTGCATCTTACATTCGGTTTTAAAGGAATATCATATCTTGATGAAGATGTTTACAAAGTACAGTTATTATCATGTATCTTAGGTGGCGGAATGTCATCAAGGTTATTTCAGGAAATAAGGGAAAATAGAGGGCTTGCATATAGCGTAAGTTCTTTTAATTCAAGCTATCTTGACTCAGGAACATTCACGGTTTATTCGGCAACAAGTCCTGAAAAAATAAACGAACTGATAAACGCCGTTTGCGATGAGATGAAAAAAGCAACTTCCGATATAAGCGAAGCAGAGCTAAAGAAATCGAAGGCTCAGGCAAAAGCAGGACTGCTTATGGCTCAGGAAAGCTGCAATAATCGTGCGGACGCACTTGGTCGCAGGCTGATTTGCTATAACAGATATATAAGCAATCAGGAAATTTTAGATAAAATGAATAGCACAACCGTAACGGACGTTAAGGAAGTGCTGGAGAAAATCATAACATCTTCGAAGCCTACTATAGCGGCTATCGGTAAACTTGATAAACTTGAAAGTTACAACGACATAAACGGAAGGTTAGCTGCGTGA
- the rfbB gene encoding dTDP-glucose 4,6-dehydratase: protein MNILITGGAGFIGSTFVEQCLERGYDVTVLDALTYAGHIENLEHIQKNYEFIEGNICDRRIVDKILNEKKIDSVVNFAAESHVDNSIASADIFIQTNINGTYTLLEESRRYQSKLKGEKKENFRYIQISTDEVYGELELKEDRKFNENSNYNPSSPYSSSKAAGDHMTLAWHRTYGLPTIVTNCSNNYGPRQFPEKLIPYMISCALSGENMPIYGDGENIRDWIHVSDHCNGVHLALTKGTVGQTYCFGGNAEKSNIDLVTKLCHVLDDLAPKPRGSYEEQIKFVKDRAGHDRRYAIDDSKAVNELEFTRKYEFEDGLKETVQWYLRNTKWQAQVIRKKLA from the coding sequence GTGAATATCCTAATAACCGGCGGAGCGGGATTTATAGGTAGTACATTCGTTGAGCAATGCCTCGAAAGAGGCTACGATGTAACCGTATTAGACGCTCTTACCTATGCCGGTCATATTGAAAATCTTGAGCATATCCAAAAAAATTATGAGTTTATTGAAGGTAACATTTGCGATAGAAGGATAGTTGATAAAATACTAAATGAAAAAAAGATTGATTCGGTGGTCAATTTTGCTGCCGAATCACATGTTGATAATTCCATAGCCTCCGCCGATATATTTATTCAGACAAATATTAACGGAACCTACACCTTGCTTGAAGAAAGCAGAAGATACCAGAGTAAATTAAAGGGCGAGAAAAAAGAAAATTTCCGCTATATACAAATTTCCACAGATGAAGTTTACGGCGAACTGGAATTAAAAGAAGACCGTAAATTTAATGAAAATAGCAATTACAACCCAAGCTCGCCATATTCATCAAGTAAGGCAGCAGGTGACCATATGACACTTGCATGGCACAGAACTTATGGCTTGCCGACCATTGTTACCAATTGTAGTAATAATTACGGTCCGAGGCAATTTCCTGAAAAGCTTATACCATATATGATATCATGTGCATTAAGCGGTGAGAATATGCCGATATACGGTGATGGGGAGAATATCAGGGACTGGATACATGTCAGCGACCATTGTAACGGAGTTCATCTTGCATTAACAAAGGGAACCGTGGGACAGACATACTGCTTTGGAGGCAATGCTGAAAAATCCAACATTGATCTGGTAACGAAACTATGCCATGTCCTTGATGACCTAGCCCCAAAACCAAGAGGCAGTTATGAAGAACAAATAAAGTTTGTAAAAGACAGAGCAGGTCACGACCGAAGATATGCCATTGATGATTCTAAAGCGGTGAATGAACTCGAATTTACTAGAAAATACGAATTTGAGGACGGCTTAAAAGAAACGGTTCAGTGGTATCTAAGAAATACAAAGTGGCAAGCTCAGGTTATAAGAAAAAAACTTGCCTAA
- a CDS encoding single-stranded DNA-binding protein: MAGSINKVILIGNLGNDPEIRSTQDGRELANLSIATTESWKDKNTGERKDKTEWHRVVIFSPGLVNVAKSYLKKGSKVYLEGALQTRKWQDQGGNDKYSTEVVLQGFGSSLVMLDGKNSSGGGGYSNDSSGYSNNNYASNNSTAQKEDFAVEELDDEIPF; encoded by the coding sequence ATGGCAGGTTCAATAAACAAAGTTATTTTGATAGGAAATTTAGGAAACGATCCTGAAATCAGGAGTACGCAGGACGGAAGGGAACTGGCAAATCTTAGCATTGCTACAACCGAGTCATGGAAAGATAAAAATACAGGCGAACGCAAGGATAAGACGGAATGGCATCGTGTGGTTATCTTTTCTCCGGGTCTTGTAAATGTAGCTAAAAGTTATTTGAAAAAAGGTTCTAAGGTTTATCTTGAGGGAGCTTTGCAGACACGTAAGTGGCAGGATCAGGGAGGTAATGATAAATATAGCACCGAAGTGGTTTTGCAAGGTTTTGGTTCGTCACTTGTTATGCTTGATGGCAAAAATAGCAGTGGCGGTGGCGGATATTCTAATGATTCATCAGGTTACAGCAATAATAATTACGCAAGCAATAACTCTACGGCTCAAAAAGAAGATTTTGCCGTTGAGGAGCTTGACGACGAGATACCTTTTTAA
- a CDS encoding adenylosuccinate lyase gives MIPRYSRPQMVNIWKPENKFKIWFEIEAHACDALANEGVIPKEDAQNIWNNAPKEWTEKDVKAIDDIEAVTKHDVIAFLTHLASYIGQSSRFVHQGMTSSDVLDTCLSVQLKQAADILLDDMDKLLAALKKRAYETKDMICMGRSHGIHAEPVTMGLKFARFYKEMERNRTRLANAREEIATCAISGAVGTFAHIQPTIQDYVAEKLGLSSEPISTQVIPRDRHAMFFATLGVIAGSIENIAVEVRHLQRTEVLEAEEFFSKGQKGSSAMPHKRNPVLTENLTGLARIIRGYVNPALENVALWHERDISHSSVERAIAPDATITLDFALARLTNVVENLVVYPENMLKNLNQLGGLVFSQRVLLALTQEGVSREDSYKLVQRNAMKVWEEGKDFLTELKSDNEVTAKLSNNKLEELFDLKFHTKNVDTIFERVFG, from the coding sequence ATGATTCCACGTTATTCACGTCCCCAAATGGTTAACATCTGGAAACCTGAAAACAAATTTAAAATATGGTTTGAAATCGAGGCTCACGCTTGTGATGCACTTGCAAATGAAGGGGTGATTCCTAAAGAAGACGCTCAAAACATATGGAATAACGCCCCTAAAGAGTGGACGGAAAAAGACGTAAAAGCCATTGATGATATTGAAGCGGTTACAAAACATGACGTAATAGCGTTTCTAACCCATTTGGCAAGTTATATAGGACAAAGCAGCCGTTTTGTGCATCAGGGAATGACCAGTTCGGACGTGTTGGACACCTGTCTTTCGGTGCAGTTAAAGCAAGCCGCCGACATATTACTTGACGATATGGACAAACTGCTTGCGGCACTTAAAAAACGAGCCTATGAGACAAAAGACATGATTTGCATGGGGCGTAGCCACGGAATCCATGCGGAACCCGTTACAATGGGTTTAAAATTCGCACGTTTTTACAAAGAAATGGAACGCAACCGCACAAGGCTTGCAAATGCACGTGAAGAAATTGCCACATGTGCCATATCCGGTGCCGTAGGTACATTTGCCCACATACAACCTACTATTCAGGATTATGTGGCGGAAAAACTAGGGCTATCATCTGAGCCTATATCCACTCAGGTAATACCGAGGGACAGGCACGCAATGTTTTTTGCCACATTGGGTGTGATAGCCGGTTCAATTGAAAATATAGCCGTTGAAGTACGCCATTTGCAGCGTACGGAGGTTTTAGAGGCAGAAGAATTCTTTTCAAAAGGGCAAAAAGGCAGCTCGGCAATGCCTCATAAACGCAATCCTGTTTTAACCGAGAACTTAACCGGATTAGCCCGTATTATAAGGGGTTATGTAAATCCCGCACTTGAAAATGTAGCCCTTTGGCATGAACGTGATATATCGCACTCATCAGTTGAACGTGCCATAGCCCCCGATGCAACCATAACACTTGACTTTGCACTTGCCCGCCTTACTAATGTGGTTGAAAACCTTGTCGTATATCCTGAAAATATGTTAAAAAACCTTAATCAGCTTGGCGGACTGGTATTTTCGCAACGTGTACTTTTAGCTCTTACACAAGAAGGTGTAAGCCGTGAGGACTCATATAAGCTCGTGCAACGCAATGCCATGAAAGTCTGGGAAGAAGGAAAAGACTTCCTAACCGAACTAAAATCCGACAACGAAGTAACGGCAAAGCTATCTAATAACAAATTAGAAGAATTATTTGACCTGAAATTTCACACCAAAAACGTCGATACTATATTTGAACGGGTTTTTGGTTAA
- the dapD gene encoding 2,3,4,5-tetrahydropyridine-2,6-dicarboxylate N-succinyltransferase: MQSTQNIIENAWENKSKVSTTTTGEIRDAVAITLNNLDAGKIRVAEKNGNKWTVNQWVKKAILLSFRLNGMQLMEGGPSLADEKCNWYDKVPSKFTGWSEDDFKTAGFRAVPGCFVRHASYVAPDVVLMPSFVNLGAYIDKGTMVDTWATVGSCAQIGKNCHISGGAGIGGVLEPLQANPVIIEDNCFIGARSEIAEGVIVEEGSVISMGVYIGASTKIVDRDTGEVFQGRVPAYSVVVPGNIPGTERDDGSLKPSLYAAVIVKRVDEKTRSKTSINELLRSDAA, translated from the coding sequence ATGCAAAGTACACAGAATATTATTGAAAACGCTTGGGAAAACAAGAGCAAAGTTTCCACGACTACTACCGGTGAAATTAGAGATGCCGTGGCAATAACATTAAACAATCTTGATGCGGGAAAAATACGTGTTGCCGAAAAAAACGGCAATAAATGGACGGTTAACCAGTGGGTGAAAAAGGCTATATTACTTTCATTCCGCCTAAACGGTATGCAATTGATGGAAGGCGGTCCTTCTTTAGCTGATGAAAAATGTAACTGGTATGATAAAGTTCCTTCAAAATTTACCGGCTGGAGTGAAGATGATTTTAAAACAGCGGGCTTCCGTGCAGTGCCGGGGTGTTTTGTAAGACACGCCTCGTATGTAGCACCCGATGTTGTTCTTATGCCAAGCTTTGTTAACCTTGGTGCTTATATTGACAAAGGCACAATGGTTGATACTTGGGCAACAGTGGGAAGCTGTGCGCAGATAGGCAAGAACTGCCATATATCAGGTGGTGCGGGAATAGGCGGTGTTTTAGAGCCGTTGCAGGCTAATCCTGTGATTATTGAGGATAACTGCTTTATCGGTGCAAGAAGCGAGATAGCCGAAGGCGTTATTGTTGAGGAAGGCTCGGTTATATCTATGGGAGTTTATATAGGTGCTTCTACAAAGATAGTTGACCGTGATACGGGAGAGGTTTTTCAAGGCAGAGTTCCGGCATATTCGGTCGTTGTTCCGGGTAATATACCGGGTACAGAGCGTGATGACGGCTCTTTGAAACCTTCGTTATATGCTGCCGTTATAGTTAAACGTGTTGATGAAAAAACACGTTCTAAAACTTCTATCAACGAGCTATTGCGTTCAGATGCGGCATAA
- a CDS encoding succinyl-diaminopimelate desuccinylase has protein sequence MTIDALELSNKLIECPSITPVDAGALDVLQEALEGLGFQCRRMPFSQEGFEDTDNLYARLGDIAPNVCFAGHTDVVPPGNRDDWTSDPFKPEIRDGILYGRGTVDMKCAIACFVAAVSEYLKNNNPKISISLLITGDEEGIAVNGTKKMLQQLEKQGEKIDYCIVGEPTNPEKLGEMIKIGRRGSVGFTLSLWGKQGHVAYPHLADNPVTKIIGILHALNESVLDAGTEFFQPSNLEVTTIDVANDATNVIPAMAKAKFNIRFNDEHTSDKLVKWVEGVCDSLCKEGDAKYKLESRVSGEAFLTQPGDLSDALAKAVEEVTGMKPELSTTGGTSDARFIKDYCSVVEFGLMNKTAHKVDECIAVDDIYKLKDVYLKFLESY, from the coding sequence ATGACTATAGATGCTTTAGAACTGTCAAATAAATTAATCGAATGTCCGAGTATTACCCCTGTTGATGCGGGAGCTTTAGACGTGCTTCAGGAAGCCTTGGAAGGTCTTGGTTTTCAATGCAGGCGTATGCCGTTTTCACAAGAGGGCTTTGAAGATACCGACAACCTCTACGCACGCTTGGGGGATATCGCCCCTAATGTTTGTTTTGCCGGTCATACTGATGTTGTGCCTCCGGGCAATCGTGATGACTGGACATCCGATCCGTTTAAACCTGAAATACGTGACGGTATTTTATATGGTCGTGGTACGGTAGATATGAAATGTGCTATAGCATGTTTTGTAGCTGCTGTTTCCGAATATCTGAAGAATAACAATCCTAAAATATCCATTAGCCTGCTAATTACAGGTGATGAAGAAGGAATTGCCGTAAACGGCACTAAAAAAATGCTTCAACAATTAGAAAAACAAGGCGAGAAAATAGATTACTGCATCGTTGGTGAGCCTACCAATCCTGAAAAACTTGGGGAGATGATAAAAATAGGTCGTCGTGGTTCGGTTGGGTTTACCCTTTCGCTTTGGGGCAAACAGGGACATGTCGCATACCCTCATCTAGCCGATAATCCTGTTACAAAAATAATCGGTATTCTCCACGCTTTGAATGAAAGCGTGTTAGACGCAGGAACGGAATTTTTCCAGCCGTCAAATCTTGAGGTCACTACTATTGATGTTGCCAATGATGCGACAAATGTTATTCCCGCGATGGCAAAAGCTAAATTTAATATCCGTTTTAATGATGAACACACTTCCGACAAGCTGGTTAAGTGGGTTGAGGGTGTTTGCGATTCATTATGCAAGGAAGGTGACGCAAAATATAAACTGGAATCGAGAGTTTCAGGAGAGGCTTTTTTAACGCAGCCGGGTGATTTAAGTGACGCTTTAGCCAAAGCCGTTGAGGAAGTTACCGGAATGAAGCCCGAACTTAGTACCACCGGAGGAACTTCGGACGCACGTTTTATTAAGGATTATTGCTCGGTTGTTGAATTCGGTCTTATGAATAAAACGGCTCATAAGGTTGATGAGTGTATTGCAGTAGATGATATTTATAAGTTAAAAGATGTTTATCTCAAATTTTTAGAAAGTTATTAA
- the glmU gene encoding bifunctional N-acetylglucosamine-1-phosphate uridyltransferase/glucosamine-1-phosphate acetyltransferase (forms a homotrimer; catalyzes the acetylation of glucosamine-1-phosphate and uridylation of N-acetylglucosamine-1-phosphate to produce UDP-GlcNAc; function in cell wall synthesis), with translation MSEKQIAIIILAAGKGTRMKSALPKVLHTICGKPMIEHVLDVARVLEPARIVTVLSENMKQVEQSIKNVSEVVYQTQQLGTADAVKPALEKLKDFNGKILILYADTPLIEDDTLEEMLYLLDESDVVVLGFVPSYPSDYGRLVLNEAGELEKIVEAKDATEDELDIELCNSGVIAVKSDTIKSLIGKISNNNAKGEYYLTDIIELVNKSNKKCLHVQCPESEVLGINNRIQLSEAEFLMQNMLRNYAMMNGATLIDPESVYFSYDTKIGKDVLIQPNVWFGKGVVIDDNVQIRGFSHIEDAKIASGSIIGPFARIRPGTEIENNARIGNFVEIKKSKIGKGAKISHLTYIGDSEIGEEANIGAGTVTCNYDGENKYKTKIGAKAFIGSNTAIVAPVTVGDEAFIGAGSTITKDVAGGSLAVARGRQINKENWAAYKNNKKKVS, from the coding sequence GTGTCGGAAAAACAAATCGCAATAATTATATTAGCAGCAGGCAAGGGAACCCGTATGAAGTCGGCTTTACCTAAAGTGCTTCATACCATATGCGGCAAGCCTATGATAGAGCATGTTTTAGACGTGGCAAGGGTTCTTGAGCCTGCAAGAATCGTTACCGTGTTAAGTGAAAATATGAAGCAAGTTGAGCAATCAATTAAAAACGTTAGCGAAGTAGTATATCAAACTCAGCAGTTAGGTACGGCAGATGCTGTAAAACCTGCCTTAGAAAAATTAAAGGACTTCAACGGAAAGATACTGATTTTATATGCAGATACTCCCCTTATAGAAGATGATACTCTTGAGGAAATGTTATATCTGCTTGATGAATCCGATGTTGTGGTGCTTGGCTTTGTGCCTTCATACCCTAGTGACTACGGAAGGCTTGTTTTAAATGAAGCCGGAGAGCTGGAAAAAATCGTTGAAGCAAAAGACGCTACGGAAGATGAGCTTGATATCGAACTTTGCAATTCAGGTGTTATTGCCGTAAAAAGCGATACCATAAAAAGCCTTATCGGTAAAATTAGCAATAACAACGCCAAAGGTGAATATTATCTTACCGATATTATTGAACTGGTAAATAAAAGTAACAAAAAATGTTTGCATGTCCAATGCCCTGAGTCTGAAGTTTTGGGTATAAACAACAGGATACAATTAAGCGAAGCAGAATTTTTAATGCAGAATATGCTGCGTAATTATGCAATGATGAACGGTGCAACTTTGATTGACCCTGAGTCGGTTTATTTTAGCTACGACACTAAAATCGGTAAAGACGTATTGATACAGCCGAATGTATGGTTCGGCAAAGGAGTTGTTATTGATGATAACGTCCAGATAAGAGGGTTTAGCCATATTGAAGATGCCAAAATAGCGTCAGGTTCAATAATAGGTCCTTTTGCGAGAATAAGACCGGGTACTGAAATTGAAAACAACGCAAGAATCGGTAATTTTGTCGAAATAAAAAAATCAAAAATAGGTAAGGGGGCTAAAATCAGCCACCTAACATATATCGGTGATAGCGAAATAGGCGAAGAAGCCAATATCGGAGCCGGAACGGTTACATGCAATTATGACGGCGAAAATAAATATAAAACAAAAATAGGTGCAAAAGCATTCATAGGCTCAAATACTGCAATTGTCGCCCCTGTAACAGTTGGAGATGAAGCATTCATCGGAGCCGGAAGCACCATAACCAAAGACGTGGCAGGCGGTTCACTTGCAGTTGCCAGAGGTCGCCAGATTAATAAAGAAAACTGGGCTGCATATAAAAATAACAAGAAAAAAGTATCATAA